In Macadamia integrifolia cultivar HAES 741 chromosome 5, SCU_Mint_v3, whole genome shotgun sequence, a single window of DNA contains:
- the LOC122079117 gene encoding vignain-like: protein MAKKLVLVVLVALSFALLLGLAQSFNFDETDLETEHSFWNLYEKWRSHHTVSRDLSEKPKRFNVFKENVKFIHEFNKKDHPFKLKLNKFGDLTNHEFRNLFASSKVKHHNMMRGSSRGATGGFMYQNFDKFPISIDWRQKGAVTPVKNQGKCGSCWTFSTVVAVEGINQIKTQKLLSLSEQQLVDCDIGDGNQGCNGGLMDHAFEYIKKVGGITTEESYPYTATNGTCAISKVNAPLVTIDGHEDVPPFEICLMKAVSNQPVSVAIDASGPAFQFYSEGVFTGPCGTELDHGVAAVGYGTTLDGTKYWIVKNSWGADWGEQGYIRMERGMFDVGGLCGIALQASYPIKTSPNVVKAFAPLKDEL, encoded by the exons ATGGCGAAGAAGCTTGTTCTTGTTGTTCTTGTTGCTTTATCGTTTGCTCTGCTTCTGGGCTTAGCCCAGAGCTTCAATTTCGATGAGACTGATCTGGAGACAGAACACAGTTTCTGGAACTTATATGAGAAATGGAGGAGTCATCACACTGTCTCTAGAGACCTTTCAGAGAAGCCAAAGCGTTTCAATGTGTTCAAAGAGAATGTCAAGTTCATTCATGAATTCAACAAGAAGGATCATCCTTTCAAGTTGAAGCTCAACAAGTTTGGAGACCTGACCAACCATGAGTTCAGGAATCTCTTTGCAAGCTCCAAGGTGAAGCACCATAACATGATGAGAGGGTCCTCACGTGGGGCCACTGGTGGATTCATGTACCAGAATTTCGATAAGTTCCCTATTTCCATCGATTGGAGACAGAAAGGTGCCGTCACCCCTGTCAAGAATCAAGGCAAATGTG GAAGTTGCTGGACATTTTCAACTGTAGTTGCTGTTGAgggaataaaccaaatcaaaacccaGAAGCTATTGTCCTTGTCTGAGCAGCAACTGGTGGATTGTGACATAGGTGATGGTAACCAAGGCTGTAATGGAGGTCTCATGGATCATGCCTTTGAGTACATCAAGAAGGTTGGAGGGATCACTACAGAGGAGAGTTATCCTTACACTGCCACCAATGGAACTTGTGCTATATCCAAG GTGAATGCTCCCCTAGTAACAATTGATGGACATGAGGATGTGCCTCCTTTTGAGATTTGCTTGATGAAAGCTGTTTCAAACCAACCTGTCTCGGTTGCCATTGATGCTAGTGGTCCAGCTTTCCAGTTCTACTCAGAG GGAGTATTCACTGGACCTTGTGGGACAGAATTGGATCATGGAGTGGCAGCTGTGGGGTATGGAACAACTCTTGATGGGACCAAGTACTGGATCGTGAAGAACTCATGGGGAGCTGATTGGGGAGAACAAGGTTATATTAGAATGGAGCGTGGGATGTTTGACGTAGGAGGACTGTGTGGCATAGCCTTGCAGGCTTCTTATCCTATTAAAACTTCCCCTAATGTAGTCAAGGCTTTTGCCCCTCTCAAAGATGAACTCTGA
- the LOC122078036 gene encoding protein terminal ear1-like, with protein sequence MDPQSQAGTSNLMPFHNGSMGYLMPPPTAPPTSPTPTRSLFLTLVPTHVSEMRVRVDLQVFGPVWSIEMKRLTEGIVTVHFYDERDSKAAFEAIRQQHKQYQKRLTEHYTTLGWLVAPPMPQLTDGLIDGMAIWAEFSVHGISARYDHGSLIVTNLDSKVSSRMVKEMFEGFGGPVKELREASLNSHQWFVEFFDIRDALDALKGLDGQKFHKKRLNIRFSTFPEGHGRRYEHFLINKEIRDTRTTIMIKNLRNRLTTKLLLDVLDNHCLRCNEKIADDQPWSSYDFLYLAVDFRTKLNRGFGFVNFTSPYAVIRFYEAFHNKQSDIFKSNKNGEICYARLQGLEELKGRFQNSEFRCDMDEFLPAVFSPPRDGNQVTQPLTIGCKTNLAEAGDDE encoded by the exons ATGGATCCTCAGTCACAGGCGGGAACCAGCAATTTGATGCCCTTCCACAATGGAAGCATGGGTTACTTGATGCCACCGCCAACAGCGCCCCCGACTTCACCGACTCCTACAAGAAGTCTGTTTCTTACTTTAGTACCCACACACGTGAGTGAAATGAGGGTTCGTGTAGATTTACAAGTGTTCGGACCAGTGTGGTCGATAGAGATGAAGAGGTTGACGGAGGGGATCGTTACTGTTCACTTCTATGATGAAAGGGATTCGAAAGCGGCGTTCGAAGCGATACGCCAACAACACAAACAGTATCAGAAGAGGCTGACGGAACATTACACCACTTTAGGCTGGTTAGTCGCCCCACCGATGCCTCAGTTGACAGATGGCCTTATCGATGGCATGGCCATCTGGGCTGAATTTTCTGTTCATGGGATTTCCGCCCGCTATGATCATGGGAGTCTTatagttactaatttggattcgaAGGTGTCTTCAAGAATGGTTAAAGAAATGTTCGAAGGTTTCGGCG GGCCTGTGAAGGAACTGAGAGAAGCGTCATTGAATAGTCACCAGTGGTTCGTGGAGTTCTTTGATATCAGGGATGCGCTCGATGCTCTTAAGGGATTGGATGGACAAAAATTTCACAAGAAGCGTTTGAACATTCGGTTCAGTACTTTCCCAGAAGGCCATGGCAGAAG GTATGAGCATTTCTTGATCAATAAAGAGATCAGGGATACCAGGACAACTATCATGATTAAAAACCTACGCAACCGTCTCACTACAAAACTGCTGTTAGACGTACTTGACAACCACTGCCTACGCTGCAACGAGAAGATTGCCGACGATCAACCGTGGTCTTCGTATGATTTCCTTTATCTCGCCGTCGATTTCAG GACCAAGTTGAACAGGGGATTTGGATTCGTCAATTTTACTTCTCCCTATGCGGTAATCCGGTTTTACGAGGCATTCCACAATAAGCAATCGGACATCTTCAAGTCCAATAAAAATGGGGAAATCTGTTACGCTAGATTACAG GGTTTGGAAGAATTGAAGGGTCGTTTTCAGAATTCAGAATTTAGGTGCGACATGGACGAATTCTTACCGGCGGTGTTTTCACCGCCTCGCGACGGGAACCAGGTCACTCAACCTCTGACCATCGGCTGCAAGACCAATTTGGCTGAAGCTGGTGATGATGAGTGA